The window AGTCTCCAATAACAAAGCTTCACTTAAGGCCACATGGTTGATAATGAAATTGGTAAATACTGCCAACAGTTGTCGGGGAAATGCTTTTTACTCTTTGTAATAACACCTTTCTGCTTGCAATAAATGATGCTAAATAGAAGCAGTCTGTTTTTCTAGATAAACTGCAAAATATGCTCCTGAAACTTTAGTATTATGCAGAGAGCTATTGAAGAGGGTACTGATTTCATCGAGACAGATATTTTAGCATCTAAAGACGGTGCTCTTATATGCTTCCATGATGTCACCCTCGACGATACAACTGATATAACAAATCACAAGGAGTTTGCTAATCGGAAGAGGACCTATGAGGTTCAAGGGGTCAACACTACTGGATTTTTTCTCGGTACGGATGTTACAATATCACTCGTGCTAACTTCTGTTTTTTTCAAGTCGATAATACATTTGGTCCTTCTGCTGTCATTTCGTGTCAGcttcattttcttaatttaaaccATGTGTATTAGAAAATGTAAATAAGTATGTACTTCCAGGTTGTATACTATTTATTTACTGATATGATATGTATGATTACTTCGTCTGTTAGTAATTTCTTGTACCAATATGCAGTTGATTTCACCCTTGAAGAATTGAAGCTTCTGCGAGTAAAGCAAAGATATCCTTTCAGAGATCAGCAATATAATGGTTAGTTTTCTAAGGTTCCTGTAAAATATGATGTGACCTTTTCTCTAAATGTTGTGCTGGTAACAAATGTtatgtagaaaaatattttcatagtCTGACCATGGGTTTGCACTTCTTTACTGAAGATATGTGATTAGTGCATAGAAAATAAGATAGGGAAAATGTATGCTATTTGAAATATGTAACATGAGCCAAAATGTTGCTTTGATTGACCTTTCCCAATAATAACATGCATATTCCTGCTATAGTTTTTCAGAAAAACGCATCCCATTGCCTCCAATATTTTTCACCGTCTTTATTGTCAATTTAACATGCAGGAGAATTTTCTATTATTACTTTTGATGAGTTCATCTCAATTGCATTGGATGCCCATAGAGTAGTTGGAATATATCCAGAGATAAAAAATCCAGTCTTTATCAACCAACAGGCGAGTTCTTTCCCTTTCTGCTACAAAATAGGGGAAACTTATTTTTATCGCAAAGTATGTTTTGCCGGAAAATCAGTTGATACCTTTATATGTTATTCTCAATTTTAAAACCGGTATCCTTATGTGTTACTTTCAGTTATCTTATACGCTAACAGCAGGTTCCAACAGGTTAAATGGCCAGGCGATAAGAGATTCGAGGACAAGTTTGTTGAGACGCTGAAGAAGTATGGATACAGAGGTTCATATATGTCAAAGCAATGGTTAAAGCAGCCTGCATTCATTCAATCTTTTGCTCCAACGTCACTAATTTACATATCAAATCAAACAGATCTGCCTAAGATCTTCCTCATTGATGACGTGAATATGCCAACACAAGACACCAATCAGGTTTTCATTCCCCCGCACCTAGTTAGCACTGTATGTGACAAAGATATTGActatctttatttatttatttattttttttttgggggggggggaaaaaagcggggggggggggggggggagctttTACCCACAATTTAGAAGCACATACAAAAAGGAAACCCGTTTACATTTGGGACTTCGATAAAAATGCCTACTATCATCTGCAGTCTATATGTAGACGTGGTAAAGATTTGTAGAAAGCATTTAATATTAAAAGATTCTTGTTTTAAAGTTTAAAGGTTAACAGGTACATTCTACAGCCTTGATAAATAATAGAAGTTTACTCTCTCCTGATTAAGAAATGAACCTACATTCTAACATGCATTCTCTTTTCGGGGACGTAGCATGTTGAAAATATTCCCTAgactatgttgctcggactcttcgaAAATGTTGCCGGGTGTGTGTCGGATTCTCCAAAAGTAGTGCAATTTTTGAGGATCCGACACTGGTGTGGCGGCATTTTGGAGAGTCTGCGCAACATTGTCCCTGGAGAAATCTGTTTGTCACACCATTTTGCTATTACTAAGAAAATTagtgatctttttttttttttacatttcagTCATATTGGGAGATTACTTCAGACAGTTATCTCGACTTCATCAAGGAATATGTGGTGGGGATTGGGCCTTGGAAGGACAACATAATTCCTGTTTCTAGCAATTATCTGCAAACACCTTCTGATCTCGTAGCAAGAGCACATGCCCATAATCTACAGGTATGTGATCAATCATTTTTTTTCTCGGATATTGTTGACATGTGAAGTTAATCGGTGCTTTATTATTCCTTTCATAGATCTCTTTCCACAGTTATTGATTTTATTGTGAACTAAGATTAGATTACTTTTAAATGAAGGGAAACAAAATAAGTATACATCTTATATAAAGTGTTTTGAATTGGAATGCATGTTGTGTGCTTTCTTTGGATTGTTGAGTTGGTTCCACAAAATAAGTCTTTCTTGTTCTCTTTCCTATCTTCTATTACTATCGGTgcttcttttcatcttttctttatttgagGATCTATTGGAAACAACGTTCTTCTCCCTTCTAGGAtaagggtaaggctgcgtacattctaccttccccataccccatttgtgggaatacactgggttgttgttgttctcTTTCCTATCTTGCAATTCATCTTCATTCCTTACACGTTCGTCCTCTGAGTTTCAATAACAAATCCAGGTTCATCCATACACTTTCCGGAATGAGAACAAATTCTTACACTTCAACTTCAGTGAAGATCCGTACAATGAGTATGACTACTGGATAAACAAGATAGGCGTCGATGGGCTCTTCACAGATTTCACAGGCAGCCTTCACCATTATCAGGAATGGACCAATCCATTTGCATCTGGAGAAAAAGAAGCAACTAGACTTCTGCATAAGATTGAATTGATGCTCTCCAAGTTCAAATACTTCAACTGAGATCAATTGCATTTAACATTGTCTTATCAAGCCAATGCTATTTATAGGTCTATGTATATACCATCTGGCTTTCCTTATTTAACATTGCTATTTATTTGACTCCCTAGGAAATTTGATAAAGTAATTCGACTTGTTACTTATTACATTACAAAAAACAGTGGAATATATTgattttagggtgtgtttggtatgaaaggaaaatgttttcctagaaaatgttttcatggaaaatgagtggttttatcacttattttcccttgtttggttggtgagtgaaaaatattttttagtatttggtTAGGGAgtacaaaatattttattatgctactctcctccccccccctccccccaagtctctaaaaattcacacaaacccaaaggaactaatgtgatGCTTTACTTTTTTACGCAAAAATAACGTCGTAATTTGTGCTCCATATCTAGAAAGAGAATactctttttttagttaaaaaagaaaaattattcattttattgaaataaaagaaaatacattttctacattcatgaaaagaaaatactcattttattgaaatgaaaaaaaatctatctataacatacaaagaaagtactattaataatatttttatttagggtgggAGTGAGGTGGAGGGGATGGGGTGGGTAGGTGGGGGTGGGGCGGGGGtttggggtgggggtgggtggtGGTGGGGTATGGAAGTGGGTTGTTGGGGATGGGGaatagggtggggaaggttgagaaggagttttgaaaaatattttcttctcttattaatagggaaaatattttcctccaattagaggaaaatgagttcatgaggaaaatattttctaaaacatttaaaccaaccaaaaatgagaaaattaaaaaatattttcctttataccaaacacacccttagtgtTATTGGTAAAAAATAACCTCAATTTCAAGGTTGAATCCCAAATAAATTGTTTTTCAATCAAGGTCATTCATATATgaattcttagtttcatttacTCTCTTCACATACATTTTATTATGAtagtaaatttttctttttaaggCTTTTAATTTGGACCAGATTCTAACATTTGGTCCTTTTTTGCTAGGTTATTTCTTTGTTCactttagggtgtgtttggtataacggaaaatattttcttggaaaacaagtagtaatcttactcACTTTTCGGTGTTTGAtatgcaaattaaggaaaataacttctcaagagtattcataaataatttagatacaataaacatgaagccataaactttcgaaccaaccaccttccgaacccacaaattaCATAAACTTCTGAACCGCCAAACTTTCGAACTTGTAAACTCTATAATTTCTATACTcgcaaacttccaaacacataaacctccaaactcataactttggaaatcgtaaaatttcgaacatgtaaactgaaaaatgaaaaaatcagaactgaaaatatatatataaaacaaatttTGCCGAGGGGGTGGGTGAGGTTGAGGGGGTTGGGGTGGtgcaaaaaatgaaaacaatgaaaaaaaagaaaatttaaaatacaaaaaaatgtaatttgtttttcgggggggggggggggatagggGTTGGCATCGGCCGGTGCGGTGCGGTTTGCAAGAAGTTCGGTTCAGTTTGTTCGGTATTCGGTTATTGATTTGGTGCACCGATAACCGAACCAATATAACTTCGGTTGGTTCGGTATTTGAAACTACGGTTCGGTTGGTTTTCGATTTTTGTTCGGTCGGTTATTGTCCTAGTTTATCAACATTAAGCATAGATTAATTACCATATGTCATGGGcaatcttctttatattttaaaatttaaatcacCTTTGTAAAATAATTGGCTCCAACCACTGCTGCTAACCTTATATTTTATGACCCAACAAACCTTTTTACATGGTCATTTTGGATTGAAACTAGCTTAACAAAAAAATAGCTAATGTATTTGCTTCTAAAATAAAAAAGCTTCactcaagaaaaaaaataaaaaggacgGGCTGCACTATTTTCTTAAGGACATGCACCTTCAGTGAACTGAAACATTAAGGATGTGCACCTTCACTCCTTCAGTAGAATTGCAATTTCCAGATAACACGAGTAAGTAGTaagaaaaaagccaaaaaatatctTACAACAAAGAAAGCAAAaagccaaaaagcaaaaaaaaaaaaaaaaaaaaaaaaacacttgaagaagaaaagaagcagGGGATTGGCGAAGAGCAGACTAAGTAGTGGCCAGCGGAGTAACAGTGAAGGCCGGCGGATCAGCGACAGTCGAAACTCGGAAGAGAATAAGAGCGACGGCAGTCGGACTCGGTCACTCGGATGACCAGCAGTAGTCACCAGTCGCAGAAGAGTAAAGTGAAATAATCCTaaattctaaaatgaaaaatcttATGAAATTAGGGGTGTTGGACTATTGGTCTTCGATAATATTAAAGAGTAAAGACTATTTActtatttactttttattttatttgtaaatGATAATTGATAATAGGGCCACTAggtccaaactccaaattgggcttTCCAAATTGGGCTTTCAGGAGTCCATTAGTTCCAGCCCATAATACGTAGTTTTCAGAACATAGAGCATAGTTAGGTTTTTTCGGTTAATCGAA is drawn from Nicotiana tabacum cultivar K326 chromosome 22, ASM71507v2, whole genome shotgun sequence and contains these coding sequences:
- the LOC107791195 gene encoding glycerophosphodiester phosphodiesterase GDPD6 codes for the protein MVSPSVVPYIFLLLFVGCSARPLYPLPGRRNDRNKQPLQTFRAYNIAHRGSNGEIPEETAAAYMRAIEEGTDFIETDILASKDGALICFHDVTLDDTTDITNHKEFANRKRTYEVQGVNTTGFFLVDFTLEELKLLRVKQRYPFRDQQYNGEFSIITFDEFISIALDAHRVVGIYPEIKNPVFINQQVKWPGDKRFEDKFVETLKKYGYRGSYMSKQWLKQPAFIQSFAPTSLIYISNQTDLPKIFLIDDVNMPTQDTNQSYWEITSDSYLDFIKEYVVGIGPWKDNIIPVSSNYLQTPSDLVARAHAHNLQVHPYTFRNENKFLHFNFSEDPYNEYDYWINKIGVDGLFTDFTGSLHHYQEWTNPFASGEKEATRLLHKIELMLSKFKYFN